Proteins from a genomic interval of Pseudomonadota bacterium:
- a CDS encoding BON domain-containing protein has product MKTFRLFTNLLLVFLLLSALGCASTATKEGTGEYIDDSVITTKVKAEIFTEASLKSSEINVETFKGVVQLSGFVKYQVDIDKAVEVARGVTGVISVKNDLILK; this is encoded by the coding sequence ATGAAAACATTCAGATTGTTCACTAACCTGTTGCTCGTCTTTCTGCTGCTTTCCGCGCTGGGCTGCGCATCAACAGCCACGAAGGAGGGCACCGGAGAGTATATAGACGACTCCGTAATCACCACCAAGGTCAAGGCAGAAATTTTCACCGAGGCTTCTCTGAAATCAAGCGAGATCAACGTCGAAACCTTCAAGGGCGTAGTTCAGTTGAGTGGCTTCGTCAAATATCAGGTCGATATTGACAAAGCGGTCGAAGTTGCGCGCGGCGTCACCGGGGTCATATCCGTAAAAAATGATCTGATCTTGAAATAG
- a CDS encoding DUF3185 domain-containing protein → MKTYTLTGIILIVIGIFAFAYQGFSFTTRDKVLDLGPIHMTAENTRTIPLSPIVGGISLVGGIMLLIVGKKKR, encoded by the coding sequence ATGAAAACTTACACGTTGACAGGTATCATCCTTATCGTGATCGGAATCTTCGCCTTCGCATATCAGGGCTTTAGCTTTACGACCAGAGACAAAGTTCTCGATCTCGGCCCCATCCACATGACGGCTGAGAATACGAGAACAATTCCGCTTTCGCCTATCGTCGGTGGTATTTCCCTCGTGGGCGGCATCATGTTGCTGATTGTGGGAAAGAAGAAGCGCTGA
- a CDS encoding BON domain-containing protein → MCRASFMIVALLMTVGPVGSVHAAANETDTRIESAAQKSYVFKRYLKDDSIQIESKDGLVTLTGTVADESHKLLAQETVANLPGVKSLDNRLKFNDPPAEKSDAWLTTKVKTALLFHRNVSVMTEVTTNDGVVILQGEATSQAQKALATEYASDVEGVKAVNNKMSLPEKTGKPNEKTMGEKLDAVSESVDDASITALVKMTLLYHRSTSAINTSVETKNGRVSLGGEARVAAEKDLVTKYVQDVNGVQSVANNMTIAAPRTK, encoded by the coding sequence ATGTGTCGTGCGTCATTTATGATAGTTGCTCTACTGATGACCGTGGGGCCTGTCGGTAGTGTTCATGCAGCCGCGAACGAAACGGATACGCGTATCGAATCAGCCGCCCAAAAATCATATGTGTTCAAGAGATACCTCAAGGACGATTCCATTCAAATCGAGTCCAAGGATGGCCTTGTCACCTTGACAGGGACTGTCGCCGATGAGTCCCATAAATTGTTGGCACAGGAGACCGTGGCGAATCTGCCCGGGGTCAAAAGCCTGGACAACCGGCTGAAATTCAATGACCCCCCTGCCGAAAAATCGGATGCCTGGCTCACTACCAAAGTGAAGACCGCGCTGCTGTTCCATAGGAACGTCAGTGTCATGACCGAAGTTACCACCAATGATGGAGTAGTTATTCTGCAAGGCGAGGCAACGAGCCAGGCGCAGAAAGCCCTGGCAACAGAATACGCCTCGGATGTCGAAGGGGTTAAAGCTGTAAATAACAAAATGTCTCTACCAGAGAAAACCGGAAAACCGAACGAAAAAACCATGGGCGAAAAATTGGATGCCGTAAGCGAATCAGTTGATGACGCATCAATCACCGCCCTGGTCAAAATGACTTTACTGTATCATCGCTCGACCAGCGCTATCAACACCAGTGTCGAGACGAAAAACGGCAGGGTATCGTTGGGCGGCGAGGCAAGGGTCGCGGCAGAGAAGGATCTGGTCACCAAATACGTCCAGGATGTTAACGGCGTGCAAAGTGTGGCCAACAACATGACCATCGCGGCGCCCAGGACCAAATAG
- a CDS encoding lmo0937 family membrane protein, translated as MLWTISVVMIVLWLLGFVTSHTMGGLIHILLVIAIIMVLVRIIQGRKIL; from the coding sequence ATGCTGTGGACAATTTCTGTGGTCATGATCGTGCTGTGGTTGTTGGGTTTTGTAACTTCGCATACCATGGGCGGCCTGATCCATATTCTGCTCGTGATCGCTATCATCATGGTGCTGGTCCGCATCATTCAAGGGCGGAAAATTCTTTAG